From one Ignavibacteria bacterium genomic stretch:
- a CDS encoding helix-turn-helix transcriptional regulator, with protein sequence MIFLKDFEAFNNYVGLPKPLDNNIDIGYYDGQNTLLQSEPVMIDFYRISIKSNYIDLNNPDNPKPVIGVFFTSPDKPLSWKIEQNFNGMYVQISKKLIDENRFLFQNYLGYGEHEALQLTDNEEKEIRTVFDLLFKHYHTKQNSYNVLLSYVHVLVSLVETFYHRQFSTDIKKYNRIVSEFQQLLNDYYNTEATQLPTVQFFADQLRLSSNYLGDIIKYFTNKSAIETIHDFVINRAKKLLTESNLNNAEIAYELGFEYPNYFAKLFKKHTQLTPKEYRNKFQSKQIGVANN encoded by the coding sequence ATGATTTTTCTCAAAGACTTTGAAGCCTTTAACAACTATGTTGGACTTCCTAAACCGTTGGACAACAATATTGACATCGGCTACTATGACGGACAAAATACGCTTTTACAGTCCGAACCTGTAATGATTGACTTTTACCGAATTTCCATAAAAAGCAATTACATTGATTTAAACAATCCCGACAATCCCAAACCCGTAATTGGTGTATTTTTTACAAGTCCTGACAAACCACTTTCGTGGAAAATCGAACAGAATTTTAATGGAATGTATGTGCAGATTTCTAAAAAACTCATTGACGAAAATCGTTTTCTTTTCCAAAACTATCTTGGTTATGGCGAACACGAAGCATTGCAACTAACAGACAATGAAGAAAAAGAAATAAGAACAGTTTTTGATTTACTGTTTAAGCATTATCATACCAAACAAAACAGTTACAATGTTTTGCTTTCTTACGTTCACGTTTTAGTTTCGTTGGTAGAAACTTTTTATCACAGGCAGTTTTCAACTGACATCAAAAAATATAACCGTATCGTTTCTGAATTTCAACAACTCTTAAACGATTATTACAACACAGAAGCAACGCAGTTGCCAACTGTTCAGTTTTTTGCAGACCAACTTCGTTTATCATCTAATTATTTAGGCGACATCATAAAGTACTTCACAAACAAATCGGCTATTGAAACCATACACGATTTTGTGATTAACCGAGCAAAAAAGTTACTCACAGAAAGTAATTTGAACAATGCTGAAATTGCCTACGAATTAGGATTTGAATATCCGAACTACTTTGCCAAACTGTTCAAGAAACATACACAACTTACGCCAAAAGAATATCGCAACAAATTTCAATCAAAGCAAATTGGCGTAGCCAATAATTAA
- a CDS encoding DsbA family protein, whose product MAEANTVLAATAVASGLHATEVNEILAGNRYTDNVLADITEAADLGVTGVPFFVFNRTYAVSGAEPKQVFLDTIKKVY is encoded by the coding sequence TTGGCAGAGGCCAACACTGTACTGGCAGCAACAGCAGTAGCATCGGGGCTCCACGCAACAGAAGTAAACGAAATACTGGCCGGCAACCGGTACACCGACAACGTACTGGCCGACATCACCGAAGCCGCCGACTTAGGAGTGACCGGTGTCCCCTTCTTTGTTTTCAACCGCACCTACGCCGTAAGCGGAGCAGAGCCAAAGCAGGTGTTTTTGGATACAATTAAGAAGGTTTACTGA
- a CDS encoding Dam family site-specific DNA-(adenine-N6)-methyltransferase, whose protein sequence is MKPLVKYRGGKSKEIPHLIKHIPQYSGRYIEPFFGGGALFFHLQPKRAIINDINSKLISFYLGVKNDFDTLKKELTEIERVYAINRKNFEELKSKTPDKRVEDENEPLYYQIRDMFNELTEKKYSDALLYFFINKTAYSGMIRYNAKGEFNVPYGRYANLNTSLVTSSHSKLLANTEIYNFDYSEIFQMATKDDFMFLDPPYDCVFSDYGNAEHKDGFNEKNHIELANQYKKLKCKALMVIGRTPLTEKLYGDHIVDEYGKSYAVNIRNRFKSEASHILISNYGNEALKREPKLILEEESVSYG, encoded by the coding sequence ATGAAACCACTTGTAAAATACAGAGGAGGAAAGTCAAAAGAAATACCTCATTTGATTAAACACATTCCACAGTATAGCGGACGATATATTGAACCGTTTTTTGGTGGCGGTGCTTTGTTTTTTCATTTACAGCCTAAAAGAGCAATTATAAATGACATTAATTCAAAACTAATATCGTTTTATTTAGGCGTAAAAAATGATTTTGATACACTCAAAAAAGAATTAACGGAGATAGAGCGAGTTTACGCTATAAACCGCAAAAATTTTGAAGAACTTAAAAGTAAAACGCCAGATAAAAGAGTTGAAGACGAAAACGAACCTCTGTATTATCAAATCAGAGATATGTTCAATGAACTAACTGAAAAAAAATACTCTGATGCTTTGCTTTATTTCTTCATAAATAAGACAGCATATTCAGGAATGATACGCTACAATGCAAAAGGAGAATTTAATGTGCCTTATGGACGATATGCAAACCTAAATACTTCATTGGTAACAAGTTCTCACAGCAAATTACTTGCTAATACAGAAATTTATAATTTCGACTATTCCGAGATTTTCCAAATGGCGACCAAAGACGACTTTATGTTTTTAGACCCGCCATATGATTGCGTTTTTTCTGATTATGGCAATGCTGAACACAAAGACGGATTCAATGAAAAAAATCATATTGAATTAGCTAACCAATATAAAAAACTAAAGTGCAAAGCACTAATGGTTATTGGTAGAACACCACTAACAGAAAAATTATATGGCGACCACATTGTAGATGAATATGGCAAGTCCTATGCGGTAAATATTAGAAACAGATTTAAGTCCGAAGCGAGTCACATTCTCATTTCTAACTATGGCAATGAGGCATTAAAAAGAGAACCCAAATTAATACTAGAAGAAGAATCTGTTTCCTATGGCTAG
- a CDS encoding NAD(P)-dependent alcohol dehydrogenase, which produces MNTKQVKAYGTETAEAPLKNLNIQRRSVAPHDIEIEILYCGICHSDLHATKNEWGGTTYPIVPGHEIVGKVTKVGDYVTKFKVGDLAGIGCIVDSCHECDYCKEGEEQFCEQGSTIVFNSQDKRFGGITYGGFSESIVVDENYVVHIPETLDLASAAPILCAGITVYSPFKHWNIKAGKKVGIIGIGGLGHIAIKIAKAMGAYVTVFTTSNSKAEDAKRLGADEVVLSTDNEQLKAQSKFDMILDTVSAKHDVNAYLNILKVDGALVLVGLPVEQLPVGAFNLVHGRKSFSGSNIGGIRETQEVLDFCAEHNITPDIELINTNQINEAFERLEKSDVKYRFVVDMASLKN; this is translated from the coding sequence ATGAACACAAAACAGGTAAAAGCTTATGGCACGGAAACTGCCGAAGCACCATTGAAAAATTTGAACATTCAACGCAGAAGCGTTGCACCACACGATATAGAAATTGAAATTTTGTATTGTGGCATTTGCCATTCGGATTTACACGCCACAAAAAACGAATGGGGCGGAACAACCTACCCGATTGTTCCGGGACACGAAATTGTTGGAAAAGTTACCAAAGTTGGCGACTACGTTACAAAATTCAAAGTTGGCGATTTAGCAGGTATAGGTTGCATTGTGGATAGTTGCCACGAATGTGATTATTGTAAAGAAGGCGAAGAACAATTTTGCGAACAAGGAAGCACTATTGTATTCAACTCACAAGACAAACGTTTTGGCGGTATCACTTATGGCGGTTTTTCGGAAAGCATTGTAGTTGATGAAAATTATGTAGTGCATATTCCCGAAACATTAGACTTAGCAAGTGCCGCACCAATTCTTTGTGCAGGCATTACGGTTTATTCGCCATTCAAACATTGGAATATAAAAGCAGGTAAAAAAGTTGGCATTATTGGCATTGGCGGTTTAGGACATATTGCTATCAAAATTGCAAAAGCAATGGGTGCTTATGTTACAGTATTTACAACATCAAATTCCAAAGCCGAAGATGCAAAACGTTTAGGTGCAGACGAAGTTGTTTTATCTACTGACAACGAACAACTAAAAGCACAATCTAAATTTGATATGATTTTAGATACAGTTTCGGCAAAACACGATGTAAACGCATATCTCAACATTCTAAAAGTGGACGGTGCATTGGTTTTAGTTGGTTTGCCTGTTGAACAACTTCCTGTTGGTGCTTTTAATTTAGTTCACGGCAGAAAAAGTTTTTCAGGTTCAAACATTGGCGGTATTCGTGAAACACAAGAAGTATTAGACTTTTGTGCAGAACACAACATTACTCCCGACATTGAGTTAATCAACACAAACCAAATTAACGAAGCATTTGAACGTTTGGAAAAAAGCGATGTAAAATATCGTTTTGTTGTAGATATGGCTTCGCTCAAAAATTAA
- a CDS encoding transposase, producing MAGKRTRQPIEAQFRAEALGLVRDHPERQKSSIARDLGIDAKTLYAWIQADKKSKSSQPDALEASAEENARLRRELKVVTQERDILKNAIGIFSQRPR from the coding sequence ATGGCAGGTAAACGTACACGGCAGCCAATAGAGGCTCAGTTTAGAGCTGAAGCGCTGGGTCTAGTAAGGGACCATCCCGAGCGTCAGAAGTCCAGTATCGCCCGTGACCTTGGCATCGATGCTAAAACGCTGTATGCTTGGATACAGGCAGATAAGAAGAGCAAATCATCACAGCCAGATGCTTTGGAAGCGAGCGCCGAGGAAAACGCCCGACTGCGTCGTGAATTGAAGGTGGTGACCCAGGAGCGCGACATCCTAAAAAATGCCATCGGTATATTCTCTCAACGGCCGAGATGA
- a CDS encoding transposase: MGSSGDCYDNAPMESFWATMKTELMHHFPFRNVEHAAGAIYRWTHLFYNQRRRHTSIGGLSPVQFEADWYQRNRSVCCT; this comes from the coding sequence ATGGGCTCATCAGGCGACTGCTATGACAATGCTCCGATGGAATCGTTTTGGGCCACGATGAAGACCGAGTTGATGCATCACTTTCCATTTCGTAACGTCGAACATGCCGCAGGTGCCATCTATCGATGGACACATCTGTTCTACAACCAACGCCGCAGACACACGTCAATCGGTGGACTCTCGCCCGTGCAATTCGAAGCCGATTGGTATCAACGCAATCGATCAGTATGTTGTACTTAA
- a CDS encoding T9SS type A sorting domain-containing protein — MRLLLYDATGKMVRDYTPQLKSFSGLISRQDVRINIAGLPAGLYFVVTVNEQGMHARKLVVLQ; from the coding sequence ATGCGTCTGCTGCTCTACGATGCGACAGGAAAGATGGTACGTGACTATACCCCCCAACTGAAATCGTTTTCCGGACTCATCAGCCGACAGGATGTAAGGATAAACATAGCCGGTTTGCCTGCCGGACTATACTTTGTTGTAACAGTTAACGAACAGGGGATGCATGCACGAAAATTAGTAGTGCTACAATAA
- a CDS encoding tautomerase family protein translates to MPHIIVKLWAGKTEAQKKKLTEELTKTAMSVIGYSAGSFSVAIEDFEPKDWKEKVFIPDILNQQDKLYKKPEYSINDL, encoded by the coding sequence ATGCCACACATTATTGTAAAACTTTGGGCAGGAAAAACAGAAGCACAAAAAAAGAAATTGACTGAAGAATTGACCAAAACGGCAATGTCTGTAATTGGTTACAGTGCAGGTTCTTTTTCTGTTGCCATTGAAGATTTTGAGCCGAAAGATTGGAAAGAAAAGGTATTTATACCTGACATTCTTAATCAACAAGACAAACTATACAAGAAGCCGGAATATAGTATTAACGATTTATAA
- a CDS encoding transposase, whose protein sequence is MLAQINEIYQATERSYGAEWIAHDIRKGGRRVGKTRVRRLMKQNGMPVQCKNTWKCMATTNSSETYHPHRISCSARSTGLNWTNCG, encoded by the coding sequence CTGCTTGCTCAGATCAATGAGATCTATCAGGCAACGGAGAGGAGCTATGGTGCTGAGTGGATCGCTCATGATATCAGGAAAGGCGGGAGACGTGTCGGAAAGACTCGGGTTCGTCGGCTCATGAAGCAAAACGGTATGCCTGTTCAATGCAAGAACACATGGAAATGCATGGCAACGACGAATTCATCGGAGACGTATCACCCTCATCGGATCTCGTGCAGCGCGCGTTCCACAGGACTGAACTGGACGAACTGTGGCTGA
- a CDS encoding helix-turn-helix transcriptional regulator produces the protein MSTIFGNKIRTLREEKQIPQRQLAAALEIDTATYCKIEKGDRRAKREQVTILADLLEVDSKELIRLWSADKVYDIIAEEEEATQILNVVAESIVQYKRKSAKV, from the coding sequence ATGTCAACAATCTTTGGTAATAAAATCAGAACACTTCGAGAGGAGAAACAAATCCCTCAACGACAGTTAGCTGCTGCGTTAGAGATTGACACAGCGACATATTGTAAGATTGAAAAAGGCGACAGACGAGCGAAACGAGAACAAGTAACAATACTTGCGGACTTGCTTGAAGTTGACTCGAAAGAGTTAATACGTTTATGGTCGGCAGACAAAGTTTACGACATTATAGCCGAAGAGGAAGAAGCAACACAAATTTTAAACGTGGTTGCTGAAAGTATTGTTCAATATAAACGTAAATCAGCCAAAGTATGA
- a CDS encoding transposase, whose protein sequence is MKLAILEEAKQFGIAQTSRKHGVSASQIHDWKKKCRVLGVAGLSGTVRKGDPETHRLRLENQALKEMIAVQALALLTKHSLLKQQSNRSGAAHDRP, encoded by the coding sequence ATGAAACTGGCGATCCTTGAAGAAGCCAAGCAATTCGGGATAGCGCAGACAAGCCGCAAACACGGAGTATCGGCAAGCCAGATTCATGACTGGAAGAAGAAGTGCCGGGTATTGGGAGTAGCAGGATTGTCGGGCACAGTGCGCAAAGGCGATCCTGAGACCCACCGACTTCGGTTAGAGAATCAGGCCCTAAAAGAGATGATCGCCGTTCAGGCACTGGCGTTGCTGACTAAACACAGTCTGCTAAAACAACAGAGCAACCGCTCAGGAGCGGCTCATGATCGCCCGTGA
- a CDS encoding AlwI family type II restriction endonuclease has product MARIDSKVIFVTTSPRTPAKMIPEIGLLNAHFAGQRWNTETQRAFMELLREENFFNGEGANDPAFSARDRINRAPKALGFVILSPTIQLTPAGEELVNSRRKDEIFLRQLLKFQVPSPFHKPTANSAEFWVKPYLELFTLIRHFGSLKFDELKMFGLQLVDYREFDTIVEKINQFRIAKAQNEGNYKRFRAEYFDRELREIYSVDISSGNTKTRETNDASIANFLSTKASNMRDYADACVRYLRATGLVNISHIGKSLSIVPEKIQEVDYFLQHTDREPCFIDNEGQYVAYLGNPLIPTLLTDNRELLEQKIRAEFPQLEFSATATLQELKNLFADQIENRKEQIITEQVAAIKDYRLFEDISTTFDQILDNSLYDTPLMLEWNTWRAMTMLDGGDIKANLKFDDFGNPMSTAQGNMADIVCDYGDFGLTVEVTMQGGQRQYETEGEPVTRHLAKYKRETEKPAYCLFIAPNINDACKAHFYALHKMNIQYYGGTSTIVPLPLSVFIKMVQDSHNANYVPEPRHVQRFFERSNELANSTDNEVDWYNGITEEALNWLTE; this is encoded by the coding sequence ATGGCTAGAATTGACAGTAAAGTAATTTTTGTAACCACTTCCCCACGGACACCTGCAAAGATGATTCCTGAAATTGGGCTTTTGAACGCCCATTTTGCAGGACAAAGATGGAATACCGAAACTCAAAGAGCTTTTATGGAGCTATTGAGAGAGGAAAACTTTTTCAATGGCGAAGGTGCAAATGACCCAGCATTTAGTGCAAGAGACAGAATAAACAGAGCACCAAAAGCACTTGGTTTTGTAATTCTTTCCCCAACAATTCAACTTACACCAGCAGGTGAAGAACTTGTAAACTCAAGAAGAAAAGACGAAATATTTTTAAGACAGTTACTCAAATTTCAAGTTCCTTCTCCATTTCACAAACCAACCGCAAATTCAGCAGAATTTTGGGTGAAGCCATACCTTGAACTATTCACGCTCATTCGACATTTTGGCTCATTGAAATTTGATGAGTTAAAAATGTTTGGTTTACAATTAGTTGACTACAGAGAATTTGATACAATAGTTGAGAAAATCAATCAATTCAGAATAGCAAAGGCTCAAAACGAAGGAAATTATAAGCGTTTTCGTGCTGAATATTTTGACAGAGAATTAAGAGAGATTTATAGTGTAGATATTAGTTCAGGAAATACAAAAACCCGAGAAACTAATGATGCTTCAATTGCAAACTTCTTAAGCACAAAAGCAAGTAATATGAGAGATTATGCTGATGCTTGTGTTCGTTATTTGAGAGCAACAGGATTAGTTAATATTTCTCATATTGGTAAGTCTCTTTCAATTGTTCCAGAGAAAATTCAAGAAGTTGATTATTTCTTGCAACACACAGATAGAGAACCTTGCTTTATTGATAACGAAGGTCAATATGTTGCTTATCTTGGTAATCCACTTATTCCAACGCTTCTTACAGACAATAGAGAATTATTAGAACAAAAAATTAGAGCAGAGTTTCCGCAACTTGAATTTTCTGCAACTGCAACCTTACAAGAACTCAAAAACTTATTTGCAGACCAAATAGAAAATCGAAAAGAGCAAATAATAACAGAACAAGTTGCAGCAATCAAAGACTACCGTCTGTTTGAAGATATTTCCACAACATTTGACCAAATACTTGATAATTCACTTTACGATACGCCACTTATGTTGGAGTGGAACACTTGGCGAGCAATGACTATGTTGGACGGTGGTGATATTAAAGCTAATCTAAAATTTGACGATTTTGGAAATCCAATGTCAACGGCACAGGGTAATATGGCTGATATTGTTTGCGATTATGGAGACTTCGGTTTAACCGTTGAAGTAACTATGCAAGGTGGACAACGACAATATGAAACAGAAGGAGAGCCAGTAACAAGACACCTTGCAAAATATAAACGTGAAACTGAAAAACCTGCTTACTGTTTGTTTATTGCACCAAACATAAATGACGCTTGCAAAGCCCATTTTTACGCATTACACAAAATGAACATTCAATATTATGGTGGGACTTCTACAATCGTTCCATTACCATTGAGTGTTTTTATTAAAATGGTTCAGGACTCTCATAATGCAAACTATGTTCCCGAGCCAAGACACGTTCAACGATTTTTCGAGCGTTCAAATGAATTAGCAAACTCGACAGACAATGAAGTAGATTGGTATAACGGCATTACAGAAGAAGCACTAAATTGGTTGACAGAATGA
- a CDS encoding cupin domain-containing protein yields MNTTEIFPKGQQLPNDWFVGNAFITPLVAKDKNNEFSAGSVTFEAGARTNWHTHPKGQVLIVIDGNGFYQEKGKPAQPIKKGDVVNIPENVEHWHGATATTQMTHIAITNYKDDIQVTWLQPVTDEEYKSVN; encoded by the coding sequence ATGAACACAACAGAAATATTTCCGAAAGGACAGCAATTACCAAACGATTGGTTTGTAGGAAACGCTTTTATCACACCATTAGTTGCCAAAGACAAAAACAATGAATTTTCCGCAGGTAGCGTAACCTTTGAAGCAGGTGCAAGAACAAATTGGCATACGCACCCAAAAGGACAAGTGTTGATTGTAATTGACGGCAACGGTTTTTATCAAGAAAAAGGAAAACCCGCACAACCAATTAAAAAAGGCGATGTAGTAAACATTCCCGAAAATGTAGAACATTGGCACGGTGCAACGGCAACAACTCAAATGACACACATTGCCATTACCAACTACAAAGACGACATTCAAGTAACTTGGTTGCAACCTGTAACAGACGAAGAATACAAAAGTGTAAACTGA